The DNA region CGGCGACAGGCCGCTGGTGCGCTGGCTGCGCGGACATCTGCGGATGACCGAAACCATCGAAAACGAACATTTCTTCGTGCGTAAAAAGGGTCTGCTGTATGCCACGCCACTGCTGCTGGTGTTGATTCTGGTGGAACTGAGCGACGTTATTTTTGCGGTCGACAGTATTCCCGCCATCTTTGCTGTCACCACCGACCCGTTCATCGTGTTGACCTCAAACCTGTTCGCGATCCTCGGTCTGCGTGCGATGTACTTCCTGCTGTCAGGGGTTGCTGAGCGATTCTCCATGCTGAAATACGGTCTGGCGGTGATCCTGGTGTTTATCGGCATTAAGATGCTGATTGTCGACTTCTACCATATCCCGATTGCGATCTCGCTCGGCGTGGTGTTTGGCATCCTGGTCGTGACGTTACTGATCAATGCCTGGGTCAACTATCAGCATGATAAGAAACAGCAGGCGTAATTCTGTCGAGCCGGGCGGCGCTAGCGCGTCCCCGGCCAATAGACAATCCGCTGTCTACATTTTGTAGAACATGTCACATCATTGTTAATGTTAAGTTATAAAATATGATCACAGCATAAAATCCAGCATATTTCGCTTCCCGAAGCTTTATCTTTCCTTATACTCAACCAGGCAAACACTTTGTTACATCCAGAAAGAGACGTCCATAGAACGTCCAAAGGATGAGCAACAACACAATGAAAGGATGAAGAAATGACTACGCAACGTTCCGCGGGGCTGCTGCAGCGTTTGGCTCAAGGAAGCCTGGTAAAACAAATTTTGGTGGGTCTCGTACTGGGGATCTTACTGGCATGGATTTCAAAACCGGCAGCGGTTGCCGTGGGTTTGCTCGGCACACTGTTCGTCGGCGCGTTAAAAGCCGTTGCCCCAGTGTTGGTGCTGATGCTGGTGATGGCGTCAATCGCTAACCATCAGCACGGGCAAAAAACCAGTATTCGCCCGATTCTGTTTCTCTATCTGTTGGGGACGTTTTCTGCCGCGCTTGCCGCGGTGGTTTTCAGTTTTGCCTTCCCTTCAACGCTGCATCTGACCACCAGCGCAAATGATATTGTGCCGCCGTCGGGCATCGTGGAAGTCCTGCGCGGTCTACTGATGAGCATGGTCTCCAACCCCATTGATGCACTGCTGAATGCCAACTATATCGGCATTCTGGTGTGGGCGGTCGGCCTCGGTTTTGCTCTGCGTCACGGCAACGACACCACCAAAAATCTGGTCAATGACATGTCGAACGCTGTCACTTTTATGGTGAAACTGGTGATCCGTTTTGCCCCGATCGGTATTTTTGGTCTGGTCTCTTCCACGCTGGCGACCACCGGTTTCGAGACACTGTGGGGCTATGCGCAACTGTTGGTCGTGCTGGTCGGCTGTATGGCGCTGGTCGCGCTGGTCATCAACCCGCTGCTGGTGTTCTGGAAAATTCGTCGCAACCCGTATCCGCTGGTCTTTGCCTGCCTGCGTGAAAGCGGCGTCTACGCCTTCTTCACCCGCAGTTCTGCGGCGAATATTCCGGTGAATATGGCGCTGTGTGAAAAGCTGAATCTGGATCGCGATACTTATTCCGTATCTATCCCGCTGGGCGCAACCATCAATATGGCGGGCGCGGCGATCACCATTACGGTGTTAACGCTGGCTGCGGTGAATACGTTGGGGATCCCGGTGGATCTGCCCACCGCGCTGCTGCTGAGCGTCGTCGCCTCTCTGTGTGCCTGTGGCGCATCGGGCGTCGCGGGCGGCTCACTGCTGCTGATACCGCTGGCATGTAATATGTTTGGTATCCCTAACGATATCGCCATGCAGGTGGTTGCCGTTGGCTTTATCATCGGCGTGTTGCAGGATTCCTGTGAAACCGCGCTGAACTCGTCAACTGACGTCCTGTTTACCGCTGCGGCCTGCCAGGCTGAAGACGAACGTCTGGCGAATAATCCTCTGCGCAGCTAAGCGCCTGCCCCTTCCGTCATCTGGCGGAAGGGGTCTCTTCCTGCACGCTTTTCTCAATTTTGAACGGATCAATTCCCCGGCGTTTCATGCGCCAGAAGCGGATAATGTTCAGCCCGTTCATCACCAGAAAACTGCCTTCAATCAGCGTACCGCCAATCGATCCCAGCCAGAAGTTATGCACCACCCAGCAGGCTGTCGCACACCACATCACACAGCGCACCGTTAATCCCTTACAGCGGAACAGCGCCCAGGTACTGGCGAGCGTACCGATGATGGGCAGAATTTCCATCGCGTGCTGTAGCTTCGCCAGCCCAAGCACCAGTGTGAGGATAATGAACAGCGCCATTACCCACAGTTTACGGGTGCGCATGGAAACCAGGGTGCGCACGGTATTGAGTTCCGCGCTCATCCCGGCGGGCCAGGCGCCCATCAGAAAGAAGTGTACGCCTATCGTGGCGCTATAAACGGCAAGCTGGAGTCGGAAACGGCGCTCATCGCGGTTGAAAAACGTGGTAATGCCAATCAGAAACGCGAGTACACCTACGCCCTGAGCCAGCCAATACGCGGTCATGGGGGGTCCTTGTCAGGAAATACAAAAACAAACGACGCTTCATCATATGAAACGTCGTTTTTAAAATCCAGACTCTCGTGATTACCCGAAAGATCCCGCGCCACAGCAAGGTGCCCGGTTCAGTCATCCCTGCTGCGGTGCGTAAGATAATGGGTAATTACAATGTTACGCCGCTTTTGAAGATAGCCAGTTCGCGGAAATCATTGCGTTCGTTGCAGGTCTGCTTGCCGTTAGCAAAATCGACAATGGTATCCACGAACTCATTCAGCAGTTGTGGCATCGCTTTGCCGTGGATCAGTTGGCCTGCATCAAAGTCGATCCAGTGCTTTTTCTTCGCGGCCAGTTCGCTGTTAGTGGCGATTTTCACCGTCGGCACAAACCCGCCGTAAGGAGTACCGCGACCGGTGCTGAATAACACCATATGACAACCGGCACCCGCCAGCGCACTGGTAGCAACCGCATCATTACCCGGCGCACTCAGCAGATTCAGTCCGTGAGTTTTCAGACGCTCGCCGTAGCGCAGTACGTCAACCACCTGACTGGAGCCCGCTTTCTGCGTGCAGCCCAGCGACTTATCTTCCAGCGTGGTGATCCCACCGGCTTTGTTACCCGGCGAGGGGTTCTCGTAAATCGGCTGGTTGTGGGCAATAAAGTACTGCTTGAAGTCATTGACCATGGTAACCAGTTTGCCGAACGTCTCTTCGTCGCGGCAGTGACTCATCAGCAATTGCTCCGCACCGAACATCTCCGGCACTTCGGTCAGAACGGTGGTCCCGCCGTTGGCAATCATATAGTCAGAGAAGCGGCCAAGCATCGGGTTGGCGGTGATCCCGGAAAGGCCGTCAGAACCACCACACTCCAGACCAAACTTCAGCTCGCTCAGTTTCCCCGGCTCGCGCTTGTCGTGACGCATCACATCGTAAAGCTGATGGAGATGCTCAAGCCCGGCCTCCACTTCATCGTCCTGATGCTGACAAATCATAAAATGCACACGTTCAGGATCGAACTCGCCCAGCGTTTCGCGGAAGGCATCCACCTGGTTATTTTCGCACCCCAGGCCAATCACCAGCACCGCACCCGCATTCGGATGACGTACCATGTTTTGCAGCATGGTACGGGTATTGATGTGATCGTCGCCAAGCTGTGAGCAGCCGTAGGTGTGGCTGAACAGGAAGACACCGTCGGTGCCCTCGGCATCATGAGTCTCTTTCAGGAAACGGTTCTGGATCTGGCGCGCAATTCCGTTGACGCAGCCAACGGTTGGCAGGATCCAGAGTTCGTTTCGTACCCCGACGTCCCCGTTAGCACGACGATAAATCTGCACGTCGCGATCAGCAGGTTGGGCAGGAAGATCCTGAAAATCAGGTTGATAGCTATACTCATCCAAATCGCTGAGATTGGTGCGAGTATTGTGGGCGTGAATATGTTCACCCGCCGCAATGTCCGCCAGCGCATGGCCGATAGGCTGGCCATACTTGATCACGTACGCCCCTTTCCTGATGTCACCCAAGGCAAATTTATGTCCGCGAGCGACATCCTGGCGAAGCGTTACGCTGTGGTTGTCCACCGTGATTTCCGTTCCCTGCGCCAAATCAGCCAGCGCGACCGCAACGTTATCCTGCTCATGGATTTTGATGTATTGCATATCAACCCCGGGCCTTAGTTCAGTTCAATGGCGAAGTAATCACGCGCATTGTTAAAGCAAATATTTTTCACCATCTCACCCAGCAGTTGAATATCCGCCGGGGCTTCACCGGCCTGCACCCAGCGACCGATCATCTGGCACAGAATGCGGCGGAAGTATTCATGACGGGTATACGAGAGGAAGCTGCGGCTGTCGGTTAACATGCCGACAAAGCGGCTTAACAGACCCAGTTGCGCCAGTTGCGTCATCTGACGTTCCATGCCGTCTTTCTGATCGTTGAACCACCAGCCGGAACCGAACTGCATTTTTCCTGGCATCCCTTCCCCCTGGAAGTTGCCGATCATCGTGCCCAGCACCTCGTTATCGCGTGGATTCAGGCAGTAGAGGATGGTTTTCGGCAACAGGTTCTCTTCATTCTGCTTGCTGAGCAGTTTTGACAGCTCTTCAGCCATCGGACGGTCGTTGATAGAGTCAAAGCCCACATCCGGCCCCAGCAGTTTGAACTGACGCAGGTTGTTATTGCGCAGGGCGCCAATGTGGTACTGCTGTACCCAACCACGACGCGAATATTCCGCGCCCAGGAACACCAACACCGCAGTTTTGAACTGTGCCACTTCATGCTCGCTCAGCGTCTCGCCCGCCAGGCGGCGTGCCAGAATGCTATCCAGTTCAGCGTCACTGGACTCTGCGAACAGCACCACATCCAGCGCGTGGTCGGACACTTTACAGCCGTGCGCGGCGAAGTGGTCAAGGCGTTTGGTCAGCGCGCTTTGCAGATCGCTAAAGCGACGGATGTCGGTGTCAGAGACTTCACCCAGTTTTGCCATGTAATCGTTGAAGGTCGCCTGCTCAATATTGAAGGCTTTATCCGGACGCCAACTCGGTAACACTTTCACCAGGAAGCTGCTGTCTTTTGCGACCGTGGCGTGATGTTCCAGCGAATCAATTGGATCGTCAGTGGTACCGACCATTTTCACGTTCATCTGCTGCATGATGCCGCGCGCGGAGAATTTATCCTGCGCCAGCAGTTCGTTGCACTGATTCCAGATCTCGTCCGCCGTTGATGGAGAGAGCAATTTGCCCGTCACGCCAAACGGACGACGCAGTTCAAGGTGTGTCCAGTGGTATAACGGGTTGCCGATAGTATGCGGAACCGTCGCCGCCCACGCGTCAAACTTCTCGCGATCGGAGGCGTCGCCGGTACACAGGCGCTCAGCGACACCGTTGGTCCGCATGGCGCGCCATTTGTAATGGTCGCCCTTCAGCCAGATGTCATACAGGTTATTGAATCGGTAGTCTTCGGCGATTTGCTGCGGCGGCAGATGGCAGTGGTAATCGAAGATAGGCTGGTCTTTGGCGTAATCATGATACAGACGGCGGGCAAATTCAGTATCAAGTAGAAAATCTTCTGTCATAAACGGGGTCATTTTCGTCTTCCTCTCAACGAGTGCGTCTGATTGCTTATGTAGCGATGCTGACAAAGTTATCACACCAATTTCCAGGGGCTGTAGATATTTTCGTGAGATAGATCAATAAATGCTGACAAATTATTTACCCTCAAAGAGGTAAACACCGTCCCAGGCCGCGCCAGCTCTGGTATCGCCGAATCGAAATAATAACCATGCTAAGATTCACACTTTTGTGATGGCACTCACCTTTTAAAGTTGTATGACAAGTTATCTTTCTGCCGTCGCGATACATAAGCAGACGGAATGCAAAATTACCGATGATTCATCATCGGATTGACCGGTACGGAAACCGAATTAGCAAAATTTATTTATGGCAACGTTCGGGCGTACCGGCTTTTTTTTGGTTACCCCGTCGTAAACAGCATCCTCTGCCCCAGGCAGGAAGATGACCGCGCTCCTTGCGGAAATAACAAAACGATGAGGTTTTACATGCGTAAAATTAAAGGGTTACGTTGGTACATGATTGCACTGGTGACGCTTGGCACCGTGCTGGGTTACCTGACGCGTAACACTGTGGCGGCTGCTGCGCCAACTCTGATGGAAGAGTTGCACATCTCCACCCAACAGTACTCCTATATCATCGCAGCCTATTCTGCTGCTTACACTGTCATGCAACCTGTTGCCGGCTATGTGCTGGATATACTGGGTACCAAAATAGGCTACGCGATGTTTGCCGTGCTATGGGCCGTTTTCTGTGGCGCAACCGCGCTGGCAGGAAGCTGGGGTGGCCTGGCGCTGGCGCGTGGTGCGGTCGGTGCGGCAGAAGCCGCGATGATCCCGGCAGGCCTGAAAGCCAGTTCCGAATGGTTCCCGGCGAAAGAGCGCTCCATTGCGGTCGGCTACTTTAACGTCGGTTCCTCTATCGGTGCGATGATTGCTCCGCCGCTGGTTGTCTGGGCGATCGTGATGCACAGTTGGCAGATGGCGTTCATCATCTCTGGCGTCCTGAGCTTCATCTGGGCCATGTCCTGGCTTATCTTCTATAAGCACCCGCGTGACCAGAAAAAACTGACGGACGAAGAGCGCGACTACATTATTAATGGTCAGGAAGCGCAGCACAAAAACAGCACCCAAAAGAAAATGTCACTCGTGCAGATCCTGCGTAACCGCCAGTTCTGGGGTATCGCTCTGCCGCGTTTCCTTGCTGAGCCAGCCTGGGGGACATTTAACGCCTGGATCCCGCTGTTCATGTTCAAAGTCTATGGCTTTAACCTGAAAGAAATTGCGATGTTCGCCTGGATGCCGATGCTGTTTGCCGACCTCGGTTGCATCGTGGGCGGTTACCTGCCGCCGCTGTTCCAGCGCTGGTTTGGCGTCAACCTGATTGTCTCACGTAAAATGG from Citrobacter amalonaticus Y19 includes:
- a CDS encoding YgjV family protein, which codes for MTAYWLAQGVGVLAFLIGITTFFNRDERRFRLQLAVYSATIGVHFFLMGAWPAGMSAELNTVRTLVSMRTRKLWVMALFIILTLVLGLAKLQHAMEILPIIGTLASTWALFRCKGLTVRCVMWCATACWVVHNFWLGSIGGTLIEGSFLVMNGLNIIRFWRMKRRGIDPFKIEKSVQEETPSAR
- the sstT gene encoding serine/threonine transporter SstT, which translates into the protein MTTQRSAGLLQRLAQGSLVKQILVGLVLGILLAWISKPAAVAVGLLGTLFVGALKAVAPVLVLMLVMASIANHQHGQKTSIRPILFLYLLGTFSAALAAVVFSFAFPSTLHLTTSANDIVPPSGIVEVLRGLLMSMVSNPIDALLNANYIGILVWAVGLGFALRHGNDTTKNLVNDMSNAVTFMVKLVIRFAPIGIFGLVSSTLATTGFETLWGYAQLLVVLVGCMALVALVINPLLVFWKIRRNPYPLVFACLRESGVYAFFTRSSAANIPVNMALCEKLNLDRDTYSVSIPLGATINMAGAAITITVLTLAAVNTLGIPVDLPTALLLSVVASLCACGASGVAGGSLLLIPLACNMFGIPNDIAMQVVAVGFIIGVLQDSCETALNSSTDVLFTAAACQAEDERLANNPLRS
- the exuT gene encoding hexuronate transporter ExuT, yielding MRKIKGLRWYMIALVTLGTVLGYLTRNTVAAAAPTLMEELHISTQQYSYIIAAYSAAYTVMQPVAGYVLDILGTKIGYAMFAVLWAVFCGATALAGSWGGLALARGAVGAAEAAMIPAGLKASSEWFPAKERSIAVGYFNVGSSIGAMIAPPLVVWAIVMHSWQMAFIISGVLSFIWAMSWLIFYKHPRDQKKLTDEERDYIINGQEAQHKNSTQKKMSLVQILRNRQFWGIALPRFLAEPAWGTFNAWIPLFMFKVYGFNLKEIAMFAWMPMLFADLGCIVGGYLPPLFQRWFGVNLIVSRKMVVTLGAVLMIGPGMIGLFTSPYIAIMLLCIGGFAHQALSGALITLSSDVFGRNEVATANGLTGMSAWLASTLFALVVGALADTIGFSPLFAVLAVFDLLGALVIWTVLQNKPASDVDSDTQFNKPAAQS
- a CDS encoding UxaA family hydrolase; translation: MQYIKIHEQDNVAVALADLAQGTEITVDNHSVTLRQDVARGHKFALGDIRKGAYVIKYGQPIGHALADIAAGEHIHAHNTRTNLSDLDEYSYQPDFQDLPAQPADRDVQIYRRANGDVGVRNELWILPTVGCVNGIARQIQNRFLKETHDAEGTDGVFLFSHTYGCSQLGDDHINTRTMLQNMVRHPNAGAVLVIGLGCENNQVDAFRETLGEFDPERVHFMICQHQDDEVEAGLEHLHQLYDVMRHDKREPGKLSELKFGLECGGSDGLSGITANPMLGRFSDYMIANGGTTVLTEVPEMFGAEQLLMSHCRDEETFGKLVTMVNDFKQYFIAHNQPIYENPSPGNKAGGITTLEDKSLGCTQKAGSSQVVDVLRYGERLKTHGLNLLSAPGNDAVATSALAGAGCHMVLFSTGRGTPYGGFVPTVKIATNSELAAKKKHWIDFDAGQLIHGKAMPQLLNEFVDTIVDFANGKQTCNERNDFRELAIFKSGVTL
- the uxaC gene encoding glucuronate isomerase, whose protein sequence is MTPFMTEDFLLDTEFARRLYHDYAKDQPIFDYHCHLPPQQIAEDYRFNNLYDIWLKGDHYKWRAMRTNGVAERLCTGDASDREKFDAWAATVPHTIGNPLYHWTHLELRRPFGVTGKLLSPSTADEIWNQCNELLAQDKFSARGIMQQMNVKMVGTTDDPIDSLEHHATVAKDSSFLVKVLPSWRPDKAFNIEQATFNDYMAKLGEVSDTDIRRFSDLQSALTKRLDHFAAHGCKVSDHALDVVLFAESSDAELDSILARRLAGETLSEHEVAQFKTAVLVFLGAEYSRRGWVQQYHIGALRNNNLRQFKLLGPDVGFDSINDRPMAEELSKLLSKQNEENLLPKTILYCLNPRDNEVLGTMIGNFQGEGMPGKMQFGSGWWFNDQKDGMERQMTQLAQLGLLSRFVGMLTDSRSFLSYTRHEYFRRILCQMIGRWVQAGEAPADIQLLGEMVKNICFNNARDYFAIELN